The Nocardioides panzhihuensis genome has a segment encoding these proteins:
- a CDS encoding amino acid ABC transporter ATP-binding protein, producing the protein MTVLDTEPTSAPSGDALVVLDHVDKHYGDLHVLQDINLEIKRGEVVVVIGPSGSGKSTLCRAINRLETIDSGTITLDGKELPAEGKGLAKLRAEVGMVFQSFNLFAHKTILQNVTLGPMKVRKLKKAEAEAEAKKLLDRVGVGVQAAKYPAQLSGGQQQRVAIARALAMRPQVMLFDEPTSALDPEMVQEVLDVMVSLAKDGMTMIVVTHEMGFARKAADRVVFMADGQIVESNTPSEFFDNPQSDRAKDFLGKILKH; encoded by the coding sequence ATGACCGTGCTTGACACAGAACCCACCAGCGCACCTTCGGGAGACGCCTTGGTGGTGCTCGACCACGTCGACAAGCACTACGGCGACCTGCACGTTCTTCAGGACATCAACCTGGAGATCAAGCGTGGCGAGGTCGTCGTGGTGATCGGGCCGTCGGGCTCGGGGAAGTCGACCCTCTGCCGCGCGATCAACCGGCTGGAGACGATCGACTCCGGGACGATCACGCTCGACGGCAAGGAGCTGCCCGCGGAGGGCAAGGGCCTGGCCAAGCTGCGCGCCGAGGTCGGGATGGTCTTCCAGAGCTTCAACCTCTTTGCCCACAAGACGATCCTGCAGAACGTCACGCTGGGCCCGATGAAGGTGCGCAAGCTCAAGAAGGCCGAGGCAGAGGCCGAGGCGAAGAAGCTGCTCGACCGCGTCGGCGTGGGTGTCCAGGCCGCGAAGTATCCCGCGCAGCTCTCCGGCGGCCAGCAGCAGCGCGTCGCGATCGCACGGGCGCTGGCGATGAGGCCCCAGGTGATGCTCTTCGACGAGCCCACCTCCGCGCTCGACCCGGAGATGGTCCAGGAGGTCCTGGACGTCATGGTCAGTCTCGCCAAGGACGGCATGACCATGATCGTGGTGACCCACGAGATGGGCTTCGCGCGCAAGGCTGCCGACCGGGTGGTCTTCATGGCCGACGGGCAGATCGTCGAGTCGAACACGCCGAGCGAGTTCTTCGACAACCCGCAGTCCGATCGCGCCAAGGACTTCCTCGGCAAGATCCTCAAGCACTGA
- the miaB gene encoding tRNA (N6-isopentenyl adenosine(37)-C2)-methylthiotransferase MiaB, with protein MTVSTASSSASARTYEVRTYGCQMNVHDSERLSGLLEDAGYLKVTAGEQADVVVFNTCAVRENADNKLYGNLSHLAPIKQANPDLQIAVGGCLAQKDRATITEKAPYVDVVFGTHNIGSLPVLLERARVQEEAQVEILESLEVFPSTLPTKRESAYAAWVSISVGCNNTCTFCIVPALRGKEKDRRPGEILAEIEALVAEGVTEVTLLGQNVNAYGVEFGDRQAFSKLLRACGEIEGLERVRFTSPHPAEFTDDVIEVMAETPNVMPSLHMPLQSGSDRVLKAMRRSYRSTKFLGIIERVRAAIPDAAITTDIIVGFPGETEEDFQGTLDVVRESRFSSAFTFQYSKRPGTPAADLPDQISPAVVKDRYQRLVDLVNEIAHEENKKNVGRTLELMVAEGEGRKDAETHRLSGRAPDNRLVHFNATGAEGVRPGDVVKVEITYAAPHHLVADNPVLEVRRTRSGDAWEARQGRPEAETASVGLGMPAVGVPAPLPAAPACS; from the coding sequence ATGACCGTGTCCACCGCCTCGAGCTCCGCATCGGCCCGTACGTACGAAGTCCGCACCTACGGCTGCCAGATGAACGTCCACGACTCCGAGCGCCTCTCCGGGCTGCTGGAGGATGCCGGCTATCTGAAGGTGACCGCGGGCGAGCAGGCCGACGTGGTCGTCTTCAACACCTGCGCGGTCCGCGAGAACGCAGACAACAAGCTCTACGGAAACCTCTCCCACCTGGCTCCGATCAAGCAGGCCAACCCGGATCTCCAGATCGCGGTCGGCGGCTGCCTCGCCCAGAAGGACCGGGCCACGATCACCGAGAAGGCGCCGTACGTCGACGTGGTGTTCGGGACGCACAACATCGGCTCGCTGCCGGTGCTGCTAGAGCGGGCCCGGGTCCAGGAAGAGGCGCAGGTCGAGATCCTGGAGTCGCTCGAGGTCTTCCCGTCCACGCTGCCGACCAAGCGCGAGTCCGCCTATGCCGCCTGGGTGTCGATCAGCGTGGGCTGCAACAACACCTGCACCTTCTGCATCGTCCCCGCATTGAGGGGCAAGGAGAAGGACCGGCGACCGGGCGAGATCCTCGCCGAGATCGAGGCGCTGGTCGCCGAGGGAGTCACCGAGGTGACCCTGCTGGGACAGAACGTCAACGCCTATGGCGTCGAGTTCGGCGACCGGCAGGCCTTCTCGAAGCTGCTGCGGGCGTGCGGCGAGATCGAGGGGCTGGAGCGGGTCCGGTTCACCAGCCCGCACCCGGCCGAGTTCACCGACGACGTCATCGAGGTGATGGCCGAGACGCCGAACGTGATGCCGTCGCTGCACATGCCGCTGCAGTCCGGCTCCGACCGGGTGCTGAAGGCGATGCGGCGCTCCTACCGGTCCACCAAGTTCCTCGGCATCATCGAGCGCGTCCGGGCAGCGATCCCGGACGCGGCGATCACCACCGACATCATCGTCGGCTTCCCGGGGGAGACCGAGGAGGACTTCCAGGGCACCCTCGACGTGGTGCGCGAGTCGCGGTTCTCCTCTGCCTTCACGTTCCAATACTCCAAGCGCCCCGGCACCCCGGCCGCCGATCTCCCCGACCAGATCTCTCCCGCGGTGGTCAAGGACCGCTACCAGCGCCTCGTCGACCTCGTCAACGAGATCGCGCACGAGGAGAACAAGAAGAACGTCGGACGTACGCTCGAGCTGATGGTCGCCGAGGGGGAGGGCCGCAAGGACGCCGAGACCCACCGGCTCTCCGGTCGCGCTCCCGACAACCGGCTCGTGCACTTCAACGCCACCGGGGCCGAGGGTGTACGTCCCGGCGACGTGGTGAAGGTCGAGATCACCTACGCGGCCCCGCACCACCTGGTCGCCGACAACCCCGTGCTCGAGGTGCGCCGCACTCGCTCCGGCGACGCCTGGGAAGCGCGCCAGGGCCGGCCCGAGGCCGAGACCGCGTCGGTCGGGCTGGGCATGCCAGCTGTCGGCGTTCCCGCTCCGTTGCCGGCCGCTCCGGCCTGCAGCTGA
- a CDS encoding zinc metalloprotease: protein MSIPKLVNRAVAMGALGVLVASGLAAAAPAGAMQAAGAGGECFDPHEAGAARVAEGAKQVRDTNHLTAKQAAAKEKALSGALAAKGKKGGNANLGPTTIPTYIHVIQEDATTGAVPQANIDAQIDVLNAAYAGTPFSFEVAGQEATINPAWYPIISGSTGEREMKSTLRQGGANALNVYIGEIDDGLLGWATFPTKNIGTQDGVVILGESLPGGSAAPYDEGDTATHEVGHWLHLYHTFQGGCRGKGDQVADTPAEAAPAFGCPEGSDTCTAPGLDPIHNFMDYTEDACMDEFTPGQVQRMIDGWVAYRA from the coding sequence ATGTCGATTCCCAAGCTGGTCAACAGAGCAGTGGCGATGGGCGCGCTCGGAGTGCTCGTCGCGTCAGGCCTGGCAGCAGCAGCGCCCGCGGGCGCGATGCAGGCGGCCGGAGCAGGCGGTGAGTGCTTCGACCCGCACGAGGCCGGTGCGGCCCGTGTCGCCGAAGGGGCCAAGCAGGTCCGCGACACGAACCACCTGACCGCGAAGCAGGCCGCGGCCAAGGAGAAGGCGCTCTCCGGGGCGCTGGCCGCGAAGGGGAAGAAGGGCGGCAACGCCAACCTCGGGCCGACGACCATCCCGACCTACATCCACGTGATCCAGGAGGACGCCACCACCGGTGCCGTCCCGCAGGCCAACATCGACGCTCAGATCGACGTGCTCAACGCGGCGTACGCCGGCACGCCGTTCTCCTTCGAGGTCGCCGGCCAGGAGGCCACGATCAACCCGGCCTGGTATCCGATCATCTCCGGCTCGACCGGTGAGCGGGAGATGAAGTCGACACTGCGCCAGGGCGGCGCCAACGCCCTCAACGTCTACATCGGCGAGATCGACGACGGCCTGCTCGGCTGGGCGACCTTCCCGACCAAGAACATCGGGACGCAGGACGGCGTGGTGATCCTCGGTGAGTCGCTCCCGGGCGGCTCGGCGGCGCCGTACGACGAGGGCGACACCGCCACCCACGAGGTCGGCCACTGGCTGCACCTCTACCACACCTTCCAGGGTGGCTGTCGCGGCAAGGGCGACCAGGTGGCCGACACCCCGGCCGAGGCGGCGCCCGCCTTCGGCTGCCCGGAGGGATCCGACACCTGCACGGCTCCGGGCCTCGACCCGATCCACAACTTCATGGACTACACCGAGGACGCGTGCATGGACGAGTTCACGCCGGGTCAGGTGCAGCGCATGATCGACGGGTGGGTGGCGTACCGCGCCTGA
- a CDS encoding antitoxin, protein MSFLDKAKDLAQQGMDKIGGADKVNEGLDKAGELADEKTGGKFTDHIDQGVETAKNEAEKLDGGNNSAN, encoded by the coding sequence ATGAGCTTCTTGGACAAGGCGAAAGATCTCGCCCAGCAGGGCATGGACAAGATCGGCGGCGCCGACAAGGTGAACGAGGGCCTGGACAAGGCCGGCGAGCTCGCCGACGAGAAGACCGGCGGCAAGTTCACCGACCACATCGACCAGGGCGTCGAGACTGCGAAGAACGAGGCAGAGAAGCTGGACGGCGGCAACAACAGCGCCAACTGA
- the miaA gene encoding tRNA (adenosine(37)-N6)-dimethylallyltransferase MiaA: protein MAVVGATAAGKTTLSLDLAETLGGEIINTDAMQVYRGMDVGTAKLPIAERRGIPHHLLDLLDIAEPASVADFQRLARDQIATLREAGRTPVLVGGSALYTRAILDRFDFPGTSNEIRERLERELETAGEKALHDRLRALDPVAAERIEIDNGRRVVRALEVIELTGEPFSARLPEQVYHDPASIQIGVDISREALDVRIRQRVTEMFEAGFVDEVARLLDAGLGRSRTAAKAIGYQEVAAYLSGEMKLADAKERTAIKTRQFARRQDAWFRKDPRVVWVSYDDPARLEKAVAAIRVVGL from the coding sequence GTGGCTGTCGTCGGTGCCACCGCAGCGGGGAAGACCACGCTCTCCCTGGACCTCGCCGAGACGCTCGGTGGCGAGATCATCAACACCGACGCGATGCAGGTCTACCGCGGGATGGACGTCGGTACGGCGAAGCTTCCGATCGCCGAGCGAAGAGGGATCCCGCACCACCTGCTCGACCTCCTCGACATCGCTGAGCCGGCCTCCGTCGCAGACTTCCAGAGGCTGGCTCGCGATCAGATCGCGACGCTCCGGGAGGCTGGGAGGACGCCGGTTCTGGTTGGCGGCAGCGCTCTCTACACGCGCGCGATCCTGGACCGGTTCGACTTCCCCGGGACCTCGAACGAGATCCGGGAACGCCTGGAGAGGGAGCTCGAGACCGCAGGTGAGAAGGCACTTCACGACCGTCTGCGTGCCCTGGACCCGGTCGCGGCCGAGCGGATCGAGATCGACAACGGGCGCCGCGTCGTACGCGCGCTGGAGGTCATCGAGCTGACCGGCGAGCCGTTCAGTGCGCGTCTGCCCGAGCAGGTCTACCACGACCCCGCCTCCATCCAGATCGGCGTCGACATCTCCCGAGAAGCGCTGGACGTACGCATCCGGCAACGCGTCACGGAGATGTTCGAGGCCGGGTTCGTCGACGAGGTGGCTCGGCTCCTGGACGCGGGGCTGGGACGCTCGCGGACCGCGGCCAAGGCGATCGGCTATCAGGAGGTCGCCGCGTACCTCTCCGGAGAGATGAAGCTGGCGGACGCCAAGGAGCGGACCGCCATCAAGACCCGGCAGTTCGCTCGGCGACAGGATGCCTGGTTCCGCAAGGATCCGCGGGTCGTGTGGGTCTCATATGATGACCCGGCGCGGCTCGAGAAGGCCGTGGCGGCGATCCGGGTGGTGGGACTGTGA
- a CDS encoding helix-turn-helix domain-containing protein, with the protein MTNDERDRLRELLDVVLDGADDGEPRTLAQMAGDAYTSPYHFNRLLSRGAGEPPVAMRRRVMLERAAWQLKHGRTVTDAAWAAGYESVEGFSRAYAKAFGHPPSTGAASHWLPAPNGIHFHPPESLWVDSQERVLSPLTEQLVMHDLDDTKALLDQVEDLPEEVLTGVRMPGHEVLTWDGPEESIIQVLEATVWSKECWVASIEGLSMPVRRGPGPIATLAERHDAVAERWLTVVRDIERRGGWEDRLVDALCEPPESFQMGSVVAHILTYAAHRRLLARAMLRMAGVEVDHGDPIEWLRVRRGEMPSV; encoded by the coding sequence GTGACCAACGACGAACGCGACCGTCTGCGGGAGTTGCTCGACGTCGTGCTCGACGGTGCCGACGACGGCGAGCCGCGCACGCTGGCGCAGATGGCGGGGGACGCCTACACCTCGCCCTACCACTTCAACCGGCTGCTCTCCCGGGGTGCGGGCGAGCCACCGGTGGCGATGCGGCGGCGGGTGATGCTGGAGCGGGCCGCGTGGCAGCTGAAGCACGGCCGTACGGTGACCGATGCCGCCTGGGCCGCGGGGTACGAGTCGGTGGAGGGGTTCTCACGGGCGTACGCGAAGGCCTTCGGTCACCCGCCGAGCACGGGCGCGGCGAGCCATTGGCTGCCGGCGCCGAACGGCATCCACTTCCACCCGCCGGAGTCGCTGTGGGTCGACTCCCAGGAACGGGTGCTGTCGCCGCTGACCGAGCAGCTGGTGATGCACGACCTCGACGACACCAAGGCGCTGCTCGACCAGGTCGAGGACCTGCCCGAGGAGGTCCTCACCGGGGTCCGGATGCCGGGTCACGAGGTCCTGACGTGGGACGGGCCGGAGGAGTCGATCATCCAGGTCCTGGAGGCCACGGTGTGGTCCAAGGAGTGCTGGGTGGCCTCCATCGAGGGGCTCTCGATGCCGGTCCGTCGCGGGCCCGGCCCGATCGCCACGCTGGCCGAGCGTCACGACGCGGTCGCGGAGCGGTGGCTCACCGTCGTACGCGACATCGAGCGCCGCGGAGGCTGGGAGGATCGGCTCGTTGACGCCCTGTGCGAGCCACCGGAGAGCTTCCAGATGGGGTCGGTGGTCGCCCACATCCTGACGTACGCGGCCCATCGGCGCCTGCTGGCCCGGGCGATGCTCCGGATGGCCGGAGTCGAGGTGGACCACGGCGACCCGATCGAGTGGCTGCGGGTCCGCCGTGGCGAGATGCCGTCGGTCTGA
- a CDS encoding MSMEG_1061 family FMN-dependent PPOX-type flavoprotein, with protein sequence MTPTWTEISTLEQLVDLVGTPHERAVTKGRPALLDIDREWLAATPFCVLATSDESGNCDASPKGDPAGSLVHVIDDKTIAIAERPGNKRVDGYRNVLANPHVGLNFLIPGRGDTLRINGRARLVSDAPFFDELAVKDKRPILALVVDIDDIFFHCAKAFLRSGLWDPETWDPDHLPKRAVIAKQVENDPRTLAEMEDYYRTDTYSKFLY encoded by the coding sequence GTGACCCCTACCTGGACTGAGATCAGCACCCTCGAGCAGCTCGTCGACCTGGTCGGCACCCCGCACGAGCGGGCCGTCACCAAGGGGCGCCCGGCGCTCCTCGACATCGACCGGGAGTGGCTCGCGGCGACGCCGTTCTGCGTGCTGGCGACCTCGGACGAGTCCGGGAACTGCGACGCCTCGCCCAAGGGGGACCCGGCCGGGTCGCTGGTGCACGTCATCGACGACAAGACCATCGCGATCGCGGAGCGACCGGGCAACAAGCGCGTCGACGGCTACCGCAACGTGCTCGCCAACCCGCACGTCGGACTCAACTTCCTGATCCCTGGCCGTGGTGACACGCTGCGGATCAACGGGCGCGCGCGACTGGTCTCCGACGCGCCGTTCTTCGACGAGTTGGCAGTGAAGGACAAGCGGCCGATCCTCGCCCTGGTCGTCGACATCGACGACATCTTCTTCCACTGCGCGAAGGCCTTCCTGCGCTCCGGCCTGTGGGACCCGGAGACCTGGGACCCCGACCACCTCCCCAAGCGCGCCGTCATCGCCAAGCAGGTCGAGAACGACCCGCGTACGCTGGCGGAGATGGAGGACTACTACCGCACCGACACCTACTCGAAGTTCCTCTACTGA
- the dapF gene encoding diaminopimelate epimerase has protein sequence MTYTYVKGHGTENDFVLLPDLDGSVHGALSDAEMADRVRALCDRRAGLGADGILRVIRTAAYSGSDRPASEAEWFMDYRNADGTVAEMCGNGTRVFAEYLRAAGLAGDEVTFATRAGDKTLRASGDVWTADLGSPKLLGSTQVTVAHHFWPACNVDMGNPHAAAEVESLDPHGPVGDLYDSPIFDEAVYPHGVNVEFFVRVAERHVAMRVFERGAGETRSCGTGACAVMVAAAEADGLAVARDADVTYRVDVPGGTLHVTWTTDDRVLLAGPAVLVAEGTTTL, from the coding sequence ATGACCTACACATATGTGAAGGGGCACGGTACGGAGAACGACTTCGTGCTGCTGCCGGACCTCGACGGCTCGGTGCACGGCGCGCTCTCCGACGCGGAGATGGCCGATCGGGTCCGGGCGCTGTGCGACCGGCGGGCCGGCCTCGGCGCCGACGGGATCCTGCGGGTGATCCGGACCGCCGCCTACTCAGGCTCCGATCGGCCGGCGAGCGAGGCCGAGTGGTTCATGGACTACCGCAACGCCGACGGCACCGTTGCGGAGATGTGCGGCAACGGCACCCGGGTCTTCGCGGAATACCTGCGCGCTGCCGGGCTCGCCGGTGACGAAGTCACCTTCGCCACCCGCGCGGGCGACAAGACGCTGCGCGCGTCCGGGGACGTGTGGACCGCCGACCTGGGCTCGCCCAAGCTGCTCGGGTCGACCCAGGTCACCGTCGCCCACCACTTCTGGCCGGCCTGCAACGTCGACATGGGCAACCCGCACGCCGCCGCCGAGGTCGAGTCGCTCGACCCCCACGGTCCCGTCGGCGACCTCTACGACTCCCCGATCTTCGACGAGGCGGTCTACCCGCACGGTGTGAACGTCGAGTTCTTCGTACGCGTCGCCGAGCGCCACGTCGCCATGCGCGTCTTCGAGCGCGGCGCGGGTGAGACCCGCTCCTGCGGCACCGGTGCCTGCGCGGTGATGGTCGCGGCGGCGGAGGCTGACGGTCTCGCCGTCGCGCGCGATGCTGATGTGACGTACCGCGTAGACGTCCCCGGTGGAACCCTTCACGTCACCTGGACGACCGACGACCGTGTCCTCCTCGCCGGACCCGCCGTGCTGGTGGCCGAAGGCACCACCACCCTCTGA
- a CDS encoding SDR family NAD(P)-dependent oxidoreductase, producing the protein MELTDSTAIVTGAASGIGAATARALAAKGATVIVADMQKDKGEALAEEIKGLFVPVDVTDTDQITNAVERAVEIAPLKAVVNSAGIGWAQRTIGRDGQIGSAHDLDAYKKVIAINLIGTFDMCRQAATYISRNEPDSNGQRGAIVNLASVAAFDGQIGQVSYSSSKGGVVGLTLPLARDLAAVGIRVNTVAPGLIDTPIYGEGPESEAFKAKLGESVLFPHRLGVPEELASMVVECLTNDYMNGETIRVDGGIRMPPK; encoded by the coding sequence ATGGAGTTGACTGATAGCACAGCGATCGTGACGGGTGCGGCCAGCGGAATCGGGGCGGCGACGGCCCGGGCGCTGGCGGCCAAGGGTGCGACGGTGATCGTCGCGGACATGCAGAAGGACAAGGGCGAGGCCCTGGCGGAGGAGATCAAGGGGCTGTTCGTGCCCGTTGACGTGACCGACACCGACCAGATCACCAACGCCGTGGAGCGGGCTGTGGAGATCGCCCCGCTGAAGGCGGTGGTCAACTCGGCCGGGATCGGATGGGCGCAGCGCACCATCGGGCGGGACGGTCAGATCGGGTCGGCGCACGACCTGGACGCGTACAAGAAGGTCATCGCGATCAACCTGATCGGCACCTTCGACATGTGCCGCCAGGCGGCGACCTACATCAGCCGCAACGAGCCCGACAGCAACGGACAGCGCGGAGCCATCGTCAACCTGGCCAGCGTGGCGGCCTTCGACGGCCAGATCGGGCAGGTGTCGTACTCCTCGTCCAAGGGCGGCGTCGTCGGCCTCACCCTCCCGCTCGCGCGCGACCTCGCCGCGGTCGGGATCCGGGTCAACACCGTCGCCCCCGGCCTGATCGACACCCCGATCTACGGCGAGGGTCCGGAGTCGGAGGCGTTCAAGGCCAAGCTCGGCGAGAGCGTGCTGTTCCCGCACCGTCTCGGTGTGCCCGAGGAGCTGGCGAGCATGGTCGTGGAGTGCCTGACCAACGACTACATGAACGGCGAGACGATCCGCGTCGACGGCGGCATCCGGATGCCACCGAAGTGA
- a CDS encoding VWA domain-containing protein, which translates to MSDKADTSTSKALAIIESEEPAEQAGPSEPARKLRLTRETIGVIAVAVGVLATCLVATALVANGEPATSGSRTCLGPPMTVAVAPEAATVVGDVLEEAGCGQIEVQPTKADQILQPMAVGGDLPDMWIPDSSLWLERIKPAVEPVTLRASMASSPVVLVSGDGLTRTSYAEAFIEEDLLMGDPQRMMSALGTVVASQGDPQNETKLEPYAARIASGAEGAAPTDTARLAELQTVMSGVTATSEQQWSTYAPQLKASAPKEGTVVLDYPVLITADSSRRNVIASTITAFARVLDSGAADTSLTQAGFRTAGAGKPSPNVGAFTRVDPAAVAEAASEWNAKLRPTRTIAVVDVSGSMAWPAALGSDTTRLRLTQTAVSEAVEFLPGGAALGLWAFSEKTEGELGGDHAVLVPTRQLASKNQRAQLSEEIAGLTARTGGGTALHDSALAAYQAAVASYDPLASNSVLIFTDGTNDDPDSVDLTELVDQLKAASDPLRPVQVVGIGITANADMGALRAISDATGGAAYVAERPEDVGTVLREALEQR; encoded by the coding sequence ATGTCCGATAAGGCGGACACCAGTACGTCGAAGGCGCTCGCGATCATCGAGTCCGAGGAGCCCGCGGAGCAGGCGGGACCGAGCGAGCCTGCCCGAAAGCTGCGGCTCACGCGGGAGACGATCGGTGTGATCGCAGTCGCGGTGGGCGTCCTGGCGACGTGCCTGGTCGCGACCGCGCTGGTCGCCAACGGCGAGCCGGCCACGAGTGGCAGCCGGACCTGCCTGGGCCCGCCGATGACGGTCGCGGTGGCGCCCGAAGCGGCGACCGTCGTGGGCGACGTCCTCGAGGAAGCCGGCTGCGGACAGATCGAGGTGCAGCCGACCAAAGCCGATCAGATCCTCCAGCCGATGGCGGTCGGCGGCGACCTGCCCGACATGTGGATCCCGGACTCCTCGCTCTGGCTCGAGCGGATCAAGCCGGCCGTCGAGCCGGTCACGCTGCGGGCCTCGATGGCCTCCTCGCCGGTGGTGCTCGTCTCCGGTGACGGCCTCACCCGCACCTCCTACGCCGAGGCCTTCATCGAGGAAGACCTGTTGATGGGCGACCCGCAGCGGATGATGAGCGCGCTCGGCACGGTCGTCGCCAGCCAGGGGGACCCGCAGAACGAGACCAAGCTGGAGCCGTACGCAGCGCGGATCGCCTCCGGCGCCGAAGGTGCCGCGCCGACCGACACCGCGCGTCTGGCAGAGCTGCAGACCGTGATGAGCGGAGTGACCGCGACCAGTGAGCAGCAGTGGTCGACGTACGCGCCGCAGCTGAAGGCCAGTGCGCCGAAGGAAGGCACGGTGGTCCTCGACTACCCGGTCCTGATCACCGCAGACTCCTCGCGCCGCAATGTGATCGCCTCCACGATCACCGCCTTCGCCCGCGTGCTCGACAGCGGCGCCGCCGACACCTCGCTGACGCAGGCCGGTTTCCGCACCGCCGGAGCCGGCAAGCCGTCTCCCAACGTCGGCGCGTTCACCCGGGTCGACCCTGCCGCCGTGGCCGAGGCCGCATCGGAGTGGAACGCCAAGCTGCGGCCCACCCGGACGATCGCGGTCGTGGACGTGTCCGGGTCGATGGCCTGGCCGGCTGCTCTCGGCAGCGATACGACCCGCCTCCGCCTCACCCAGACGGCGGTGTCCGAGGCCGTCGAGTTCCTCCCCGGCGGCGCCGCGCTCGGGCTGTGGGCCTTCTCCGAGAAGACCGAGGGCGAGCTCGGCGGCGATCACGCCGTGCTCGTCCCGACCCGCCAGCTGGCCTCGAAGAACCAGCGCGCGCAGCTGAGCGAGGAGATCGCCGGGCTCACCGCGCGCACCGGCGGCGGCACCGCTTTGCACGACAGCGCGCTCGCGGCCTACCAGGCCGCAGTCGCCTCCTACGACCCGCTCGCCTCCAACAGCGTGCTGATCTTCACCGACGGCACCAACGATGATCCAGACTCGGTCGACCTGACAGAGCTCGTCGATCAGCTGAAAGCCGCTTCCGACCCGCTGCGGCCGGTCCAGGTCGTGGGGATCGGGATCACCGCCAACGCCGACATGGGCGCGTTGCGGGCGATCTCCGACGCGACCGGCGGGGCTGCGTACGTCGCTGAGCGGCCGGAGGACGTCGGGACCGTCCTCCGAGAGGCTCTCGAACAGCGCTGA